The following proteins come from a genomic window of Proteiniphilum propionicum:
- a CDS encoding diphosphate--fructose-6-phosphate 1-phosphotransferase — MTKSALQIARASYEPKMPEGLMDNVTIEEGAATDSVNDQKEIEQLFPHTYGMPIVKFIRTTGKPGMDEPVNVGVILSGGQAPGGHNVIAGLFDGIKRLHPDSKLYGFILGPAGLINHEYKELTSGIIDEYRNTGGFDIIGSGRTKLETEEQFDKGLEILKKLNIKALVIIGGDDSNTNACVLAEYYESINAGVQVIGCPKTIDGDLKNEQIETSFGFDTACKVYSELIGNIQRDCNSARKYWHFIKVMGRSASHIALECALQTHPNICIVSEEVESKKQSLDDIIDYIAGVIAKRAEAGLNFGTVVIPEGLIEFIPAMKKLIRELNDFLADNQEEFDLVRRSGKRDYIISKLSPENAEIYASLPETVARQLTLDRDPHGNVQVSLIETEKLLAEMVKKRLDIWKGEGKYNGKFASITHFFGYEGRCAAPSNYDADYCYSLGYTASMLIAAGKTGYMSSVRNTTAPASEWIAGGIPITMMMNMEHRNGELKPVIQKALVDLEGAPFKYFKSQRDKWAEATDYVYPGPIQYFGPAEVCDQPSKTMQLEQTGKIEIQ, encoded by the coding sequence ATGACAAAAAGCGCTTTACAAATTGCACGGGCAAGCTATGAGCCCAAAATGCCTGAAGGATTAATGGACAATGTGACAATTGAAGAGGGTGCCGCTACTGATTCGGTAAACGATCAGAAAGAAATAGAGCAACTTTTCCCTCACACCTATGGAATGCCAATCGTAAAATTCATCAGGACAACCGGTAAACCGGGAATGGATGAACCGGTGAATGTCGGTGTAATTCTCTCGGGCGGACAGGCTCCGGGTGGACACAATGTGATTGCTGGACTTTTCGATGGAATAAAAAGATTGCATCCTGACAGTAAACTATATGGTTTTATTCTTGGTCCCGCAGGCCTGATAAACCACGAATATAAGGAACTTACATCCGGTATAATTGATGAGTACCGCAACACGGGAGGATTCGATATAATTGGTTCCGGACGTACTAAGCTGGAAACAGAAGAACAATTCGACAAGGGTTTAGAGATACTGAAAAAGCTGAATATAAAAGCATTGGTAATAATTGGAGGAGATGACTCAAACACAAACGCCTGTGTACTGGCAGAATACTATGAATCAATAAACGCAGGAGTACAGGTTATAGGATGCCCTAAAACCATTGATGGCGACCTCAAGAACGAACAGATTGAGACCTCTTTCGGATTCGATACGGCATGCAAAGTATATTCCGAATTGATTGGGAACATTCAACGCGATTGCAACTCGGCACGAAAATACTGGCACTTTATAAAGGTAATGGGCCGGTCTGCTTCGCATATTGCCCTGGAGTGCGCACTGCAAACACATCCAAATATATGCATCGTCTCGGAAGAGGTTGAATCAAAAAAGCAATCTCTGGATGATATAATTGACTATATTGCCGGGGTAATAGCAAAACGAGCCGAGGCAGGGTTGAATTTTGGGACTGTGGTAATTCCTGAAGGTTTGATAGAGTTTATACCGGCAATGAAGAAATTGATCAGGGAACTGAATGATTTCCTTGCTGATAACCAGGAAGAGTTTGATCTGGTTCGCCGCTCAGGAAAACGCGACTATATAATCAGCAAGCTGTCGCCTGAGAATGCAGAGATCTATGCCAGCCTGCCGGAAACGGTTGCACGCCAGCTTACACTTGATCGCGACCCTCACGGTAATGTGCAGGTTTCGCTGATAGAGACCGAGAAGCTTTTGGCTGAAATGGTGAAAAAACGCCTCGATATATGGAAAGGAGAGGGAAAATATAATGGCAAATTCGCGAGCATCACTCACTTCTTTGGGTATGAAGGACGTTGTGCAGCACCTTCTAACTATGATGCCGACTACTGTTATTCACTCGGGTACACGGCATCAATGCTTATTGCCGCAGGAAAGACCGGGTACATGTCATCAGTACGTAATACCACTGCTCCGGCCAGCGAATGGATAGCAGGCGGAATACCAATTACCATGATGATGAATATGGAACACCGCAACGGAGAATTAAAACCGGTTATTCAGAAAGCATTGGTTGATCTGGAAGGAGCGCCTTTCAAATACTTTAAAAGCCAGAGGGACAAGTGGGCTGAAGCTACCGACTATGTATATCCGGGCCCTATACAGTACTTCGGGCCTGCTGAAGTATGCGATCAACCGAGTAAGACAATGCAGCTGGAACAAACCGGCAAAATTGAGATACAGTAG
- a CDS encoding peptidylprolyl isomerase, with translation MATLQKIRDKGALLVIVIGVALLAFVLGDLFTSGSTFLGKVRDKAFLVNGEVISTQKYADKITEFEEFQKMVSGQTSLDENISSQIREAVYQQMVRERLLAHQTKKLGLTVTKKEINDLVHGEFISPVLQQLPFFIDPQTGIFSRQALVDFINTINMPSPNPQEQALVNRYKSLWLFIEEMVRTQRLEEKYISLLSNVVIVNEMEAKTSFELSQQNADIEYVMQSYFTIPDSAVTVTDSDIKAFYDKHKKSFRLETPLVKLSYFTKEIVPSEEDYAEVGAESEKAYTELQNSANPAAIVADYSDTPYRDVFVSEIMLTPDQIEFVRSAEIGEMFGPARDGDSYQVYKLIDRTTASDSVHLRMMAIPDASVVGQDSAVTNFTDSIYGLLRDGHTFADVANSLNPSSNGGDVGWAREIDLVTFGSDFVKTVFNSPVGQPLKLVVPGQQLIVQVEEKTRPVNKYKVAIINMPVPASEKTSNNVDNELNQFVSTPGVGEKFNELASERGYMVMPNVTVSASDHSLAQLPGSRQIITWAANEKKQGTVKKFDLTNLRVIARVEQVVPAGTTPLSEVSSGIRMQLVNKKKAEKIIAGLQSKSLSSIDDYASGMNSSADTVRFVNFNTRNITGLGFEPVLNAVSAFAPLNKIIGPMEGNMGVYVTKVTGRTQGTEEYNAEGQKNIIMSNNAYRLQMQSFEVLKRKLGVEDNRHKFF, from the coding sequence ATGGCTACTTTACAAAAGATCAGAGATAAAGGTGCACTTCTGGTAATAGTTATTGGCGTTGCGCTTCTTGCGTTTGTTTTGGGAGACCTGTTCACATCAGGATCGACTTTTTTAGGAAAAGTGCGCGACAAGGCGTTCCTGGTTAACGGAGAGGTTATATCTACACAGAAATATGCCGATAAGATCACGGAGTTCGAGGAGTTTCAAAAGATGGTCAGCGGTCAGACATCACTCGATGAGAATATCTCTTCCCAGATCCGTGAGGCAGTGTATCAGCAAATGGTCCGTGAACGTCTTCTTGCTCATCAAACAAAAAAATTAGGTCTCACAGTTACAAAAAAAGAGATCAACGACCTGGTACACGGAGAATTTATTTCACCTGTATTGCAGCAGCTGCCTTTTTTCATTGATCCGCAAACAGGAATATTCAGTCGTCAGGCACTCGTCGATTTTATAAATACCATAAACATGCCAAGCCCCAATCCTCAGGAGCAGGCTTTAGTGAACAGATACAAATCATTGTGGCTCTTCATAGAAGAGATGGTAAGAACACAGCGGCTTGAGGAGAAGTACATTTCATTGTTGTCTAATGTAGTTATTGTGAACGAAATGGAGGCAAAGACCTCTTTCGAACTCTCACAGCAAAACGCAGACATAGAGTATGTAATGCAGAGCTACTTTACTATTCCCGATTCGGCTGTAACAGTTACCGATAGCGATATAAAGGCATTTTACGATAAGCATAAAAAATCGTTCAGGCTTGAGACTCCACTTGTTAAACTCTCTTACTTCACTAAGGAGATTGTTCCTAGTGAGGAGGATTATGCAGAGGTGGGGGCCGAGTCTGAAAAAGCTTACACGGAATTACAGAACAGTGCAAACCCTGCTGCCATAGTAGCCGACTATTCAGACACCCCTTACAGGGATGTGTTTGTAAGCGAAATAATGCTAACCCCTGATCAGATAGAATTTGTACGTTCGGCAGAGATAGGCGAGATGTTCGGGCCTGCACGCGATGGAGATTCCTATCAGGTTTATAAGCTGATAGACAGGACAACAGCATCCGATTCTGTTCACCTCAGAATGATGGCTATACCCGATGCATCCGTTGTAGGGCAGGATTCGGCTGTGACAAACTTCACAGACAGCATATACGGATTATTGCGCGACGGGCATACTTTTGCCGATGTTGCAAACAGCCTCAATCCTTCCTCCAATGGCGGTGATGTTGGTTGGGCAAGAGAAATAGATCTTGTAACATTTGGTTCTGATTTCGTGAAAACGGTTTTTAACTCTCCGGTAGGCCAGCCGTTAAAGCTAGTGGTTCCCGGGCAGCAGCTTATTGTTCAGGTTGAAGAGAAAACCCGTCCTGTAAATAAATATAAGGTTGCGATAATCAATATGCCTGTCCCTGCAAGCGAGAAGACCTCAAACAATGTTGACAACGAATTAAATCAGTTTGTCTCAACACCAGGTGTAGGAGAAAAATTCAATGAACTGGCCTCTGAAAGAGGGTACATGGTTATGCCTAATGTCACTGTTTCTGCAAGCGATCACTCGCTTGCTCAGTTGCCTGGCTCTCGCCAGATTATTACGTGGGCAGCTAATGAAAAAAAACAGGGTACTGTTAAGAAGTTCGATCTTACCAATTTGAGGGTCATAGCCCGGGTTGAACAGGTGGTCCCTGCCGGCACAACACCTTTGTCCGAGGTCTCCTCAGGTATCCGCATGCAGCTGGTAAACAAGAAGAAAGCCGAGAAGATTATTGCCGGCTTGCAGTCAAAAAGCCTTTCATCAATAGATGACTATGCCTCCGGGATGAACTCAAGTGCCGACACCGTGCGTTTTGTAAACTTCAATACCCGCAATATTACAGGATTGGGTTTTGAGCCCGTGCTGAATGCAGTATCTGCTTTTGCGCCGCTTAATAAAATCATTGGCCCTATGGAAGGCAATATGGGTGTTTACGTAACAAAGGTTACCGGTCGTACCCAGGGTACTGAGGAATATAATGCCGAAGGACAGAAAAACATTATTATGAGTAATAATGCTTATCGCCTTCAGATGCAGTCTTTTGAAGTGTTGAAAAGAAAACTGGGGGTTGAAGATAATCGGCACAAATTCTTCTGA
- a CDS encoding hemolysin family protein, producing MPDSLLIGWWIAFIILSLFFSGIEEAFTSSDKLRYAVGNQSAGFYNYLLNAIYRHPRKFLTSLMTGKVIALVFFVYFTILISHHKLDGIVQSSLLRLLLVIICVTIITLLTGEYIPRILFRSNPNFWVNLLIIPAFIFYILLYPFASFFVLLSRLVLKLFGIRPPESNQKAFTRVDFDTYLKKSIDDMGKERDVDSEVKIFRNALEFSTMKIRDCMIPRADIVGVSLDTDLNTLKEKFIETGISRILVFKEDIDNIVGYIHMWEIFNNPKDWTNNVATISFVPESMPANRLMSDLMQQHKSIAVVVDEFGSTSGIVTMEDLVEEIFGDIEDEYDVESKFVKQEGENEFILSGRVEIDHLNDVYNLDIPESDEYSTIAGYLLHHTQRFPKTYETITIGKLTFKILKVTARKIEVVRLTTVNDRDDKITF from the coding sequence ATGCCGGATTCTTTGCTAATAGGGTGGTGGATTGCATTTATTATTCTTTCCCTGTTCTTTTCAGGCATTGAAGAGGCATTCACTTCCTCAGACAAGCTTAGATATGCTGTAGGAAACCAATCTGCAGGCTTTTACAACTACTTGCTTAATGCTATTTACCGCCATCCGAGAAAGTTCCTTACATCGCTAATGACAGGGAAGGTGATCGCGCTGGTGTTTTTTGTATATTTCACAATCCTCATCTCTCACCATAAGCTTGATGGCATAGTGCAAAGCTCCCTGTTACGACTGTTGCTAGTCATTATATGTGTAACAATCATTACTTTGCTTACCGGTGAATATATTCCACGCATCCTGTTCAGGAGTAACCCCAATTTTTGGGTGAACCTTCTTATTATTCCTGCTTTTATTTTTTACATACTATTGTATCCATTCGCGTCATTTTTCGTACTGCTTTCACGACTGGTATTGAAACTGTTTGGCATCCGCCCGCCTGAATCGAATCAGAAAGCATTCACCAGGGTTGACTTCGATACCTATCTGAAGAAGAGTATCGACGATATGGGAAAAGAGAGAGATGTTGACTCCGAGGTTAAAATTTTCCGTAACGCGCTTGAGTTCTCTACCATGAAAATAAGGGATTGTATGATTCCGAGGGCAGATATCGTGGGGGTTAGCTTAGATACAGACCTGAATACGCTGAAAGAAAAATTTATTGAGACAGGTATCTCCAGAATTCTTGTCTTTAAAGAAGATATAGACAATATTGTAGGTTACATTCACATGTGGGAGATTTTTAATAACCCTAAGGACTGGACAAACAATGTGGCTACAATCTCCTTTGTTCCCGAAAGCATGCCGGCAAACCGGCTTATGAGCGATCTGATGCAACAGCATAAAAGCATAGCAGTGGTAGTGGATGAGTTTGGCAGCACATCGGGCATTGTGACCATGGAAGATCTGGTGGAAGAGATTTTCGGGGATATTGAAGATGAATACGATGTGGAATCGAAATTCGTGAAACAGGAGGGAGAGAACGAATTTATTTTATCGGGCCGTGTAGAGATCGACCACCTTAACGATGTGTATAACCTTGATATTCCGGAATCTGACGAATACTCAACCATAGCAGGATATCTTCTGCATCACACTCAACGTTTTCCAAAGACTTATGAGACAATAACCATTGGGAAACTGACTTTCAAAATACTGAAAGTTACAGCACGTAAAATTGAGGTAGTGCGATTAACAACAGTAAACGACAGAGACGACAAAATAACATTTTAA
- the lptC gene encoding LPS export ABC transporter periplasmic protein LptC, producing MLNKQHNIRYKRLITTTFIVVVMSLYFISCKDKNEDLVAFDYNSELVPTMVTDTISTLISDSGITRYKLVADVWMVFDKAKEPYWFFPEGLYLEQFAPDFEIEATIEADTAWYYSTKDMWRLKKNVHVENMKGEQFDSDELFWDKESAKVYSDAYIEIKSGEKEIKGYGFESNQSMTEYRIFRPHDGIFLFSDNPPSDTLESGALIEPDVEPVLSDKVQQVDKNR from the coding sequence GTGTTGAATAAACAACACAATATAAGATACAAACGGCTCATAACAACCACCTTTATTGTGGTTGTTATGTCGCTTTATTTTATATCTTGTAAAGACAAGAACGAAGATCTTGTGGCATTTGATTACAACTCTGAGCTTGTTCCCACAATGGTCACTGACACTATCTCAACACTTATTTCCGACTCCGGCATTACCCGTTATAAACTGGTTGCTGATGTATGGATGGTATTCGACAAGGCAAAGGAACCTTACTGGTTTTTCCCCGAAGGGCTCTATCTGGAGCAGTTTGCACCCGATTTTGAAATTGAGGCAACGATAGAAGCAGATACCGCATGGTATTACAGCACCAAAGATATGTGGAGGCTGAAGAAAAACGTCCATGTTGAAAACATGAAGGGAGAGCAATTCGACAGTGATGAACTTTTCTGGGATAAAGAAAGTGCTAAAGTTTATTCAGATGCATATATTGAGATAAAGAGTGGCGAAAAGGAGATAAAGGGCTATGGATTTGAATCTAACCAGTCGATGACAGAATATCGAATATTCCGTCCCCACGACGGTATATTCCTGTTTTCAGATAACCCACCCTCAGACACGTTAGAGTCCGGAGCACTAATTGAACCGGATGTAGAACCTGTATTGTCAGACAAAGTGCAACAGGTTGATAAAAACAGATAA
- a CDS encoding tetratricopeptide repeat protein has protein sequence MKKLLLSGFVAIITIVGAGAQKAGYDPVKAPFGHGQDSIDCRQNLSLMQTSAKAEAYEGALKPWASVYEKCPGSSKNIYIYGPRIFKSLYESEANEAKKKEYLDKVMEIYDTRIKYFGEEDAKGTILAFKTYDYLEMMGSKADQGVVYDWLGEAIGEMKGKMYPLDAYSYYMVASLSEYLNDNSKKDRFIKDYFMVMGYVDQAIADANAADDKANADYLGMVKDGIVKAFVGSGAGDCKTLTEYYADKVEPNKTDKVFLNEVLNALGSVGCSETDLYFSTSEYLYELEPSAGAAIGLANKSLRDKDYDTALKYYEDAARMETDKNKSSDYMMQLAGIFSNQRNFAKARQAAYDALEYNPNNGEAYILIAQLYASSANNIFSEPEKAGLVYLAAVDKLQKARAVDPSVASKANSLINRYSAAFMDAETAFMMGIKAGESIFIPGWIGETTTVRLR, from the coding sequence ATGAAAAAATTATTATTATCTGGTTTCGTGGCTATCATAACGATAGTTGGCGCTGGCGCCCAGAAAGCAGGATACGATCCTGTAAAAGCACCTTTCGGACACGGACAGGATAGTATTGACTGTCGTCAGAATTTAAGCCTAATGCAAACATCAGCCAAAGCTGAGGCCTATGAGGGTGCTTTGAAGCCATGGGCTTCAGTATATGAAAAATGCCCCGGGTCGAGTAAAAATATCTACATCTACGGCCCTCGCATTTTCAAGTCTCTCTACGAGAGTGAGGCTAATGAAGCAAAGAAAAAAGAATATCTGGATAAGGTTATGGAGATTTATGATACACGGATTAAATACTTTGGAGAAGAAGATGCCAAAGGAACCATCCTTGCATTCAAGACATATGACTATCTAGAGATGATGGGATCCAAGGCCGATCAGGGAGTTGTTTACGATTGGTTAGGAGAGGCAATAGGTGAAATGAAAGGCAAAATGTATCCCCTTGATGCATATTCATACTATATGGTGGCTTCTCTAAGCGAATACCTGAACGATAATTCGAAAAAAGACCGTTTCATAAAAGACTATTTCATGGTAATGGGATACGTTGATCAGGCTATTGCCGATGCAAATGCAGCTGATGATAAGGCTAACGCCGATTATCTAGGAATGGTTAAAGATGGAATAGTTAAAGCATTTGTGGGTAGTGGCGCGGGAGACTGCAAGACACTCACCGAATATTATGCCGATAAGGTAGAGCCAAACAAAACAGACAAAGTGTTCCTCAACGAAGTGCTTAATGCACTGGGATCTGTAGGTTGTTCTGAAACCGATCTCTATTTTTCCACTTCAGAGTATTTGTACGAGCTTGAGCCTTCTGCTGGTGCTGCCATAGGGCTTGCCAACAAGAGCCTGAGGGACAAAGATTACGATACTGCTTTGAAATATTACGAGGATGCAGCCAGGATGGAGACCGATAAAAATAAGTCTTCCGATTACATGATGCAGCTTGCCGGTATATTTTCTAACCAGAGAAATTTCGCCAAAGCAAGGCAAGCAGCATATGATGCGTTGGAATATAATCCCAACAACGGTGAAGCATATATTCTGATCGCTCAGTTGTATGCCAGCTCAGCTAACAATATATTCTCCGAACCTGAAAAAGCTGGTTTGGTTTATCTTGCTGCTGTTGATAAGCTTCAAAAAGCGAGAGCTGTTGATCCCAGCGTAGCTTCTAAGGCAAACAGCCTTATCAACAGGTATTCAGCTGCTTTCATGGATGCCGAGACGGCCTTTATGATGGGAATAAAAGCTGGTGAATCTATATTTATCCCTGGTTGGATTGGTGAAACCACAACCGTACGGTTGAGATAA
- a CDS encoding nitroreductase family protein produces MDFLEFVSNRQSDRAFDPDRMVEREKIERIVEVARLAPSACNAQPWHIIVVDDFELKNRVAEATSARSLGMNHFTKQAPVHIVLVEEKVNLSSGVGGWVKQKDYAQMDLGIIAAHIVLAAHAEGLGSCILGWFDEPGMRRLLSIPESRRVWLDIAVGYSVQPLRPKKRKPLEDVVSYNGYKNNIK; encoded by the coding sequence ATGGATTTTCTTGAATTTGTATCCAATCGCCAGAGCGATCGTGCATTCGACCCTGATCGAATGGTGGAGAGAGAAAAAATAGAGCGGATAGTTGAAGTGGCTCGTCTTGCCCCTTCAGCATGTAACGCCCAGCCATGGCATATTATAGTTGTAGATGATTTTGAATTGAAGAACAGGGTGGCCGAAGCTACCTCAGCTCGTTCTTTGGGCATGAATCATTTTACAAAACAGGCCCCTGTTCATATTGTGCTGGTTGAGGAGAAGGTGAACTTATCTTCAGGAGTCGGGGGCTGGGTAAAGCAAAAAGACTACGCTCAGATGGATCTTGGCATAATTGCCGCCCATATTGTTCTGGCTGCTCATGCCGAGGGGCTTGGCTCCTGCATACTGGGCTGGTTTGATGAACCTGGTATGAGAAGGCTATTGTCAATTCCTGAATCCAGGAGGGTGTGGTTAGATATAGCCGTTGGGTATAGCGTGCAGCCTCTAAGGCCAAAAAAACGTAAGCCGCTGGAAGATGTGGTTTCGTACAATGGCTACAAGAACAACATTAAATAA
- a CDS encoding riboflavin synthase: MFSGIVEEAATVVALSKEKGNLHITLTCSFTGELRVDQSVSHNGVCLTVVEIDGDRYTVTAIRETLEKSNLGLLEIGSKVNLERSMPMNGRLDGHIVQGHVDQTAVCKNVVEADGSWYYTFEYKFDRDMAKKGYLTVDKGSVTVNGVSLTVVDPEENSFKVAIIPYTYEFTNFHQIQKGTVVNLEFDIIGKYISRIVALNYLDIPGE; the protein is encoded by the coding sequence ATGTTTTCAGGAATAGTAGAAGAGGCCGCAACAGTTGTAGCGCTTAGCAAGGAGAAAGGAAATCTGCACATTACCCTTACATGTTCCTTTACCGGAGAGCTGAGAGTAGATCAGAGCGTGTCGCATAACGGAGTGTGCCTCACCGTGGTTGAAATAGATGGCGACAGATATACGGTGACTGCCATCCGGGAGACTCTGGAGAAGTCGAATCTAGGCCTTCTGGAGATAGGAAGCAAGGTGAACCTTGAACGCAGTATGCCTATGAATGGACGCCTTGATGGACATATTGTTCAAGGGCATGTCGATCAAACGGCTGTTTGCAAGAATGTTGTGGAGGCAGATGGCAGCTGGTACTACACCTTTGAGTACAAGTTTGACAGGGATATGGCAAAGAAAGGGTATTTGACTGTGGACAAAGGCTCAGTAACAGTAAACGGGGTTAGCCTAACAGTTGTGGACCCTGAGGAGAACAGCTTTAAGGTGGCAATAATACCCTATACTTATGAGTTTACCAATTTTCACCAAATACAAAAGGGAACAGTAGTGAACCTTGAATTTGATATAATAGGTAAATATATAAGCCGTATAGTGGCACTGAACTATTTAGATATACCGGGTGAGTAG
- a CDS encoding M13 family metallopeptidase, with the protein MKRVLFSSILLSAMITSGCTQKKTTYAQGGLDLSNIDTSALYGESFYKYATGGWQEANPIPDEHARYGSFDKLREENQVQIQSLIEELGKTDNPAGSNAQKVGDLYMMGLDSVKLNSDGATPIIPQLEEIAAAKGKKDIIRLMAKISRFASNPFFGFSVGPDDKNSGMNIAHIYQSGISMGDRDYYLSEDSHSKMIREEYNKLINAQFRNAGYSEDAALRAAENVMKIETELAGAHITKEMRRQPELNYHKIAVASLNKTIAPFEWDLYFKEVGAEGIDSLNVSQTEPVKRSIAIIEREPVDVLQDYLSWKVINSAAGYLSDDFVNANFEFYGRTLSGRQELRSRWRRSIDAVNGTMGEAVGQLYVKKYFPPEAKERMLNLVNNLKTALSERINQLEWMSEVTKVKAQEKLGTFIIKIGYPDKWKDYSTLEIKADSYWQNIVRASEFAYAEMIDDLGKPVDRTRWYMSPQTVNAYYNPTSNEICFPAGILQPPFFYIDGDDAINYGGIGVVIGHEMTHGFDDQGRKFDKDGNLADWWTAEDAQRFEERAKVLTDYFDNIVVLDTVHANGKFTLGENIADHGGLQVAHHAFQSTAQAQTGETIDGFMPSQRFFLSYANLWAGNIRDAEILRLTKIDPHSLGRWRVDGALPHIDAWYEAFGIEPSDPMYLPAEERASIW; encoded by the coding sequence ATGAAGAGAGTTTTATTTTCATCAATACTATTGTCAGCAATGATCACCTCAGGTTGTACTCAGAAAAAGACGACATATGCCCAGGGGGGGCTTGACCTCTCAAATATCGATACATCAGCCTTATACGGCGAAAGTTTTTATAAATATGCTACCGGGGGCTGGCAGGAGGCCAACCCCATTCCCGATGAACATGCCCGTTACGGCTCGTTCGACAAGCTGCGCGAAGAGAATCAGGTGCAGATACAATCGCTGATAGAAGAGCTTGGAAAAACTGATAATCCCGCCGGGTCAAACGCTCAGAAGGTGGGTGATCTCTATATGATGGGTCTTGACAGCGTTAAGCTAAACAGCGATGGCGCAACTCCCATTATTCCACAACTTGAAGAAATAGCAGCTGCAAAGGGAAAAAAAGATATCATACGTCTGATGGCAAAAATCAGCCGTTTTGCTTCGAATCCGTTTTTCGGGTTTTCAGTAGGGCCCGACGATAAAAATAGCGGGATGAATATCGCCCATATTTACCAGTCCGGTATCAGCATGGGTGATAGAGATTACTACCTGTCAGAGGATAGCCACTCCAAAATGATACGCGAAGAGTATAACAAGCTTATAAATGCTCAATTCCGTAATGCTGGCTATTCTGAAGATGCTGCCCTGAGGGCTGCTGAGAACGTTATGAAAATTGAAACGGAACTTGCCGGCGCTCACATCACAAAAGAGATGAGGCGTCAGCCCGAACTGAATTATCATAAAATAGCGGTTGCATCACTCAATAAAACGATTGCTCCGTTTGAATGGGATTTATATTTTAAAGAGGTGGGAGCCGAAGGGATTGATAGCTTAAACGTGTCGCAGACAGAGCCAGTTAAAAGATCCATCGCAATTATTGAAAGGGAGCCGGTGGATGTTTTGCAGGATTACCTTAGCTGGAAGGTAATCAATTCAGCAGCTGGATATCTGAGTGACGATTTCGTGAATGCAAATTTCGAATTTTACGGGAGAACCTTGAGCGGGAGACAGGAACTTCGCTCTCGCTGGAGAAGGAGCATCGATGCCGTTAACGGGACAATGGGAGAAGCTGTGGGACAGCTTTATGTGAAGAAATATTTTCCTCCTGAAGCCAAGGAGCGAATGCTCAATCTGGTAAATAACCTTAAAACGGCATTGAGTGAACGTATCAATCAGCTTGAATGGATGAGCGAAGTCACTAAAGTGAAAGCACAGGAGAAGCTGGGTACGTTCATTATTAAGATAGGCTATCCCGATAAGTGGAAAGATTATTCCACCCTCGAGATCAAAGCTGACTCCTACTGGCAGAACATAGTGCGGGCTTCTGAGTTTGCATATGCCGAGATGATTGACGACTTGGGCAAACCGGTTGACAGGACAAGGTGGTATATGTCGCCCCAGACAGTAAATGCATATTATAACCCCACGTCAAATGAAATTTGCTTCCCCGCTGGAATACTTCAGCCTCCTTTCTTTTATATTGATGGCGATGATGCTATAAACTACGGTGGCATAGGTGTGGTAATCGGGCATGAGATGACGCATGGGTTCGACGACCAGGGCCGGAAATTTGATAAAGACGGAAACCTGGCCGACTGGTGGACAGCGGAGGATGCTCAACGTTTCGAGGAGAGAGCCAAAGTGCTGACCGATTATTTTGATAATATTGTTGTACTTGATACCGTTCATGCCAACGGCAAGTTCACGCTTGGTGAAAATATTGCCGACCATGGGGGGCTGCAAGTTGCACATCATGCTTTCCAAAGCACTGCCCAGGCACAGACTGGAGAGACTATTGACGGTTTTATGCCCTCTCAGCGGTTTTTCCTTAGTTATGCCAATCTCTGGGCAGGGAATATACGTGATGCCGAAATTTTGCGGTTGACAAAAATTGACCCGCATTCCCTCGGTCGATGGCGTGTTGACGGAGCACTACCACATATCGATGCATGGTACGAAGCATTCGGTATTGAACCCTCCGACCCAATGTACCTGCCCGCCGAAGAGCGTGCTTCTATCTGGTAA